The proteins below are encoded in one region of Sphingobium yanoikuyae:
- a CDS encoding LLM class flavin-dependent oxidoreductase: MSTPLTFGYLYDFRNPPQWERRPADLYAEILDFVAWSETAGFAGAWVPEHHGAQDGYMPAPNVALAAIAARTSRIRLGSAIALAPLYHPVRFAEECAVLDILSDGRLEMALAIGYRRRETQAYGVDFGKRGARFDEFLAIVQQLWAGETVDFAGQHYSIAGATLRPAAPRGRIPLYIGGFAEKALARVARYADGYFGNEEVCGLYADKLRAEGKDPAAARIRIQSLFTLVAEDPEAAMEEIAPYFHHVNETYGAWLAEDQASGIDKVALKPMSLDAFKRSGILQILTPDAAIDHFRAMQQRINVEHIMMMMPPGLPPAKFQPYAQLFADRVMPAF, encoded by the coding sequence ATGAGCACCCCGCTGACCTTCGGCTATCTTTATGATTTCCGGAACCCGCCCCAATGGGAACGGCGCCCGGCCGATCTCTATGCCGAGATACTGGACTTCGTCGCGTGGAGCGAAACGGCCGGGTTTGCCGGCGCCTGGGTACCCGAACATCATGGCGCGCAGGATGGCTATATGCCCGCGCCCAATGTCGCACTGGCGGCGATCGCGGCGCGCACCAGCCGGATCAGGCTCGGATCGGCGATCGCGCTCGCCCCGCTCTATCATCCGGTCCGTTTTGCCGAGGAATGCGCGGTGCTGGATATCCTGTCCGACGGCCGGCTGGAGATGGCGCTGGCAATCGGCTACCGCCGCCGCGAGACCCAGGCCTATGGCGTCGATTTCGGCAAGCGCGGCGCCCGCTTCGACGAATTCCTCGCGATCGTCCAGCAACTCTGGGCGGGCGAGACGGTCGATTTTGCCGGGCAACATTACAGCATCGCCGGCGCAACCCTGCGCCCGGCCGCGCCGCGCGGCCGCATCCCCCTCTATATTGGCGGCTTTGCCGAAAAGGCGCTGGCGCGGGTGGCCAGATATGCCGACGGCTATTTCGGCAATGAGGAAGTGTGCGGCCTCTATGCCGACAAGCTGCGCGCCGAGGGGAAAGACCCGGCCGCCGCGCGCATCCGCATCCAGAGCCTGTTCACCCTGGTCGCCGAAGACCCCGAGGCCGCAATGGAGGAGATCGCCCCCTATTTCCACCATGTGAACGAGACTTACGGCGCCTGGCTGGCCGAGGATCAGGCGTCCGGCATCGACAAGGTGGCGCTGAAACCCATGTCGCTCGACGCCTTCAAGCGCAGCGGCATCCTGCAGATCCTGACCCCCGACGCGGCGATCGACCATTTCCGCGCGATGCAGCAGCGCATCAATGTCGAGCATATCATGATGATGATGCCGCCCGGCCTGCCGCCGGCAAAATTCCAACCCTATGCCCAGTTGTTCGCCGACAGGGTGATGCCCGCCTTCTGA
- a CDS encoding alpha/beta hydrolase: MDEARQLVAPELRAALDLFPPLDLSDQTIAAFRQPFANRPAEPMPEALAAVQREEVFLPGAPGSPDVRCLLYRPAETVGDALRPAYLHIHGGGFVLGMADMSDLSNRAWVAQLGCVVLSVDYRLAPETPFPGARDDCYTALAWLHDQADGLGIDPTRIAVGGESAGGGHAVALAIHARDLGAYPICFMLLDAPMLDDRTGSSAPLHPVTGRFVWTPAQNRYGWGALLGQEAGTDHVPTDAVPARCPDLSSLPPAFISVGALDLFLEEDIDFARRLMALGIAVELHITPGAYHGFGLAGPDTPQMQALQAMRLAALRRALQGN; the protein is encoded by the coding sequence ATGGACGAGGCGCGGCAACTGGTAGCCCCCGAATTGCGCGCGGCGCTCGACCTCTTCCCGCCACTCGACCTCAGCGACCAGACGATCGCCGCCTTCCGCCAGCCCTTTGCTAACCGGCCCGCCGAGCCGATGCCCGAAGCGCTGGCCGCCGTGCAGCGCGAAGAAGTCTTCCTGCCTGGCGCGCCCGGATCGCCCGATGTGCGCTGCCTGCTCTATCGTCCGGCAGAGACCGTTGGCGATGCCCTGCGGCCGGCCTATCTCCATATCCATGGCGGCGGCTTCGTGCTCGGCATGGCCGATATGAGCGACCTGTCCAACCGGGCGTGGGTGGCGCAGCTGGGCTGTGTCGTCCTGTCGGTCGATTATCGGCTGGCGCCCGAGACGCCGTTTCCCGGTGCGCGCGACGATTGCTACACTGCGCTCGCCTGGCTGCATGACCAGGCCGACGGGCTGGGCATCGATCCGACCCGCATCGCGGTCGGCGGTGAGAGCGCGGGCGGCGGCCACGCCGTGGCGCTGGCGATCCATGCCCGCGACCTTGGCGCCTATCCGATCTGCTTCATGCTGCTCGACGCGCCGATGCTGGACGATCGCACCGGCAGCAGCGCACCGCTCCACCCCGTCACCGGCCGGTTCGTCTGGACCCCGGCGCAGAACCGCTATGGCTGGGGCGCGCTGCTCGGGCAGGAAGCGGGAACCGATCATGTCCCGACCGACGCCGTGCCGGCCCGTTGCCCCGACCTGTCCAGCCTGCCGCCAGCCTTCATCAGTGTCGGCGCGCTCGACCTGTTTCTGGAGGAGGATATCGACTTCGCCCGCCGGTTGATGGCGCTCGGCATCGCGGTCGAGCTGCATATCACGCCCGGCGCCTATCATGGCTTCGGCCTGGCCGGGCCCGATACGCCGCAGATGCAGGCACTCCAGGCAATGCGCCTCGCGGCGCTGCGCCGCGCCTTGCAGGGGAACTGA
- a CDS encoding DUF2889 domain-containing protein: MDSGMLDMLPGFRRRFLVTPLPGRVTAAVEDDYHSMAVILHHDGARISGVDAIMERVPWTTCPGAPAVLQATFTGVALAEAAARGEKKANCTHLHDLAVLAAAHAGDAAPTRYEILACDPLEGEAVAEIRRDGVPLLQVAHRSHVMTAPADIAGQSLMKLRPWIDALEEPRREAARLLQWGTILANGRLIPMERQSTATRVPPNCFTFQPENAVRAQRVGRVIDFTAEPLVPLDHFDGAAYDRPRDAQ; this comes from the coding sequence ATGGACAGCGGCATGCTGGACATGCTGCCCGGCTTTCGCCGTCGCTTCCTGGTGACGCCGCTGCCCGGCCGGGTGACCGCCGCGGTCGAGGATGATTATCACAGCATGGCGGTCATCCTGCATCATGACGGCGCGCGCATCAGCGGCGTCGACGCGATCATGGAGCGGGTGCCCTGGACCACCTGTCCGGGTGCGCCGGCGGTGCTGCAGGCGACCTTCACCGGTGTCGCGCTGGCTGAGGCGGCGGCGCGCGGCGAGAAGAAGGCGAACTGCACCCATTTGCACGACCTGGCCGTGCTGGCTGCGGCGCACGCTGGCGACGCAGCGCCGACCCGCTATGAGATATTGGCCTGTGATCCGCTCGAAGGCGAGGCGGTCGCGGAAATCAGGCGCGACGGCGTACCGCTGCTGCAGGTCGCCCATCGCAGCCATGTCATGACCGCGCCAGCCGACATTGCCGGCCAGTCGCTGATGAAGCTGCGGCCGTGGATCGATGCGCTGGAAGAACCCCGGCGCGAGGCGGCCCGGCTGCTGCAATGGGGCACGATCCTCGCCAATGGCCGGCTGATCCCGATGGAGCGGCAATCGACCGCGACCCGCGTGCCGCCCAACTGCTTCACCTTTCAGCCGGAAAATGCGGTGAGGGCACAGCGTGTCGGCAGGGTGATCGACTTCACCGCCGAACCTCTGGTGCCGCTCGACCATTTCGATGGTGCCGCCTATGACCGGCCGCGCGACGCACAATAG
- a CDS encoding thiolase family protein, which produces MSMAREAYITGIGMSEVGVRLTRSPLGLTLDAVRDAIADAGLTLDQIDGVATYPGKMSTFLGFSPVSADDVIEILGLNTRWHIGAAEATAQLGAIAEAAMAVKAGLARHVLCFRTVYEAAALARPEEFPPMERRKDVSGNSQWVSPFGAFSAANWTAQFAMRHMKRYGLTREQLAQVALNDHANAARNPRAIVKKPLTMDEYMAARMISSPFCLYDCDRFTDASTVLIVSAGDALDEVKTTPIRIAASAGSVERYSWDQAEWASAYPTGRDLWKNTDYTAKDVDTVQFYDGFAFQPITWLEGLGFCDVGEGGQFLEGGKRIALDGELPMNTGGGQLGWGRLHGFGFAYESVVQLRGEGGERQIAGDPKVAVATSGGGPMAAALLLARD; this is translated from the coding sequence ATGAGCATGGCGCGCGAAGCCTATATCACCGGCATCGGCATGTCGGAGGTCGGCGTGCGGCTGACCCGGTCGCCGCTGGGCCTGACGCTGGACGCCGTGCGCGACGCGATTGCCGACGCCGGCCTGACGCTCGACCAGATTGACGGTGTCGCCACCTATCCCGGCAAGATGTCGACCTTCCTCGGCTTCTCGCCGGTCAGTGCCGACGATGTGATCGAGATATTGGGACTCAACACACGCTGGCACATCGGCGCGGCGGAGGCGACGGCGCAGCTGGGCGCGATCGCCGAGGCGGCGATGGCGGTGAAGGCCGGCCTTGCCCGCCATGTCCTGTGCTTCCGCACCGTTTATGAGGCGGCAGCGCTGGCCCGCCCCGAGGAATTTCCGCCGATGGAACGGCGCAAGGATGTGTCGGGCAATTCGCAATGGGTCTCGCCCTTCGGCGCCTTCTCGGCCGCCAACTGGACCGCGCAATTCGCGATGCGCCACATGAAGCGCTATGGCCTGACCCGCGAGCAGCTCGCCCAGGTGGCGTTGAACGATCATGCCAATGCGGCGCGCAACCCGCGCGCGATCGTCAAGAAGCCGCTGACCATGGACGAGTATATGGCGGCGCGGATGATCAGTTCGCCTTTCTGCCTCTATGATTGCGATCGTTTCACCGATGCCTCGACCGTGCTGATCGTGTCGGCGGGCGATGCGCTGGACGAGGTGAAGACGACGCCGATCCGCATCGCCGCCAGCGCCGGATCGGTCGAGCGCTACAGCTGGGACCAGGCCGAATGGGCGAGCGCCTATCCGACCGGGCGCGACCTGTGGAAGAACACGGACTACACGGCAAAGGATGTCGATACCGTCCAATTTTATGACGGCTTCGCCTTCCAGCCGATCACCTGGCTCGAAGGGCTGGGCTTCTGCGATGTCGGCGAAGGTGGCCAGTTCCTCGAAGGCGGCAAGCGCATCGCGCTCGACGGCGAACTGCCGATGAACACCGGCGGCGGCCAGCTCGGCTGGGGCCGGCTGCATGGTTTCGGCTTTGCCTATGAATCGGTGGTGCAGTTGCGCGGAGAGGGTGGCGAACGGCAGATCGCCGGCGACCCGAAGGTGGCCGTGGCGACATCGGGTGGCGGCCCGATGGCAGCGGCGCTGCTGCTCGCAAGGGACTGA
- a CDS encoding Zn-ribbon domain-containing OB-fold protein, whose amino-acid sequence MVWQRSRPRLDRENRAFWTGGAQGKLNITRCDDCGQFTHPPREICRHCQSENVGPHAVAGTGAVDTYTINYQAWAKDMEVPFVIARVRLDDVPGVYLTTNIVNCPVDAVDMGDRVRVTFEEQDGIWFPLFEKVA is encoded by the coding sequence ATGGTCTGGCAACGTTCGCGCCCGCGCCTCGATCGGGAAAATCGCGCCTTCTGGACCGGCGGGGCGCAGGGGAAGCTGAACATCACCCGCTGCGACGATTGCGGCCAGTTCACCCATCCCCCGCGCGAGATCTGCCGCCATTGCCAGTCGGAAAATGTCGGCCCCCATGCGGTCGCCGGCACCGGCGCGGTCGATACCTATACGATCAACTATCAGGCCTGGGCCAAGGATATGGAGGTACCCTTCGTCATCGCCCGTGTCCGGCTCGACGACGTGCCGGGCGTCTATCTGACCACCAATATCGTCAATTGCCCGGTCGATGCTGTCGACATGGGTGACCGCGTCCGCGTCACCTTCGAGGAGCAGGACGGCATCTGGTTCCCCCTATTCGAGAAGGTCGCATGA